In a genomic window of Trichoderma atroviride chromosome 4, complete sequence:
- a CDS encoding uncharacterized protein (EggNog:ENOG41): protein MASYRNTPLYGGAITCDLPKHFADVSKLRQVPDNQEVWIDKDGFTSIIFDISERVGGPGSSPEIDGRAMTTHLEDMVGSEIDTVKIWNTAETEFTKMSDLKHPSYTLIATQTPKLPSNGLNSAPDFTAITMTLLRLEEQKTDILITINVPHIKGEYDAEEVDLELGKQGKLIGDAVEIAARIWETFVIKDWDLFHGA from the exons ATGGCCAGCTACAGAAACACCCCCCTGTACGGCGGAGCGATCACCTGCGACCTGCCAAAGCACTTCGCAGACGTAAG CAAGCTGAGACAGGTTCCCGACAACCAGGAGGTATGGATCGATAAAGATGGATTCACAAGCATCATCTTTGATATCTCAGAGCGCGTTGGCGGTCCTGGTTCGAGCCCCGAGATCGACGGCCGTGCCATGACCACACATCTGGAAGACATGGTCGGATCGGAAATCGATACAGTGAAGATCTGGAACACCGCCGAGACTGAATTCACAAAAATGAGCGA CCTGAAACACCCCTCATATACCCTCATCGCGACACAGACACCCAAACTCCCCTCCAACGGCTTAAACTCGGCACCCGACTTCACAGCCATCACCATGACGCTCCTCCGtcttgaagagcaaaagactGACATactcatcaccatcaacgtCCCCCACATTAAAGGCGAGTACGATGCCGAAGAGGTCGACctggagctgggcaagcAGGGCAAGCTCATCGGCGACGCAGTGGAGATTGCAGCACGCATTTGGGAAACCTTTGTGATTAAGGACTGGGATCTCTTCCACGGAGCTTGA
- a CDS encoding mitochondrial 37S ribosomal protein uS17m, with amino-acid sequence MSSQVAKAARRVTHELHGIVVSAGLMQKTVKVRVGGQRWNKIINKWFADPKHYLVHDPNSSLRTGDVVSIVPGWPTSKHKRHVVKNIIAPYGTPTEERPPIPTLEERIAEREAQQAAKRERRARTEGEQKE; translated from the exons ATGTCCTCACAGGTTGCAAAGGCCGCCCGTCGGGTGACCCACGAGCTCCATGGCATAGTTGTATCTGCTGGTCTGATGCAAAAAACGGTAAAGGTCCGAGTCGGTGGTCAACGATGGAacaaaatcatcaacaag TGGTTTGCAGACCCCAAGCACTATCTCGTGCACGACCCCAACTCCTCCTTGCGTACTGGCGATGTCGTTTCCATTGTTCCCGGCTGGCCGACATCAAAACATAAGCGTCACGTCGTCAAGAACATCATTGCGCCGTACGGAACTCCAACCGAGGAGAGACCACCGATTCCCACATTAGAAGAGCGGATTGCTGAGCGGGAGGCCCAgcaagctgccaaaagaGAACGCAGGGCACGCACCGAGGGGGAACAGAAAGAGTAA
- a CDS encoding uncharacterized protein (EggNog:ENOG41~TransMembrane:6 (i21-42o68-87i99-118o124-141i153-177o183-203i)), whose protein sequence is MPSIQGFSTQRARSYLFRLPLFTRAILLSIACFWLATLPGLWDVRVWGSLIPDKISFASGYRLNTFPLIHLNFIHALLNAIALTPLMERFESEYGTLTTLALFFGPLTTIPAVLYLLIEILVLRANNAVMGASMWVFLLLGMEAIRTYKTNPYLVIGTYQLPTWTTPLLMIVVVAALMPSTSLLGHLCGVGVGYIAGLGYVKLLAPPEWALRWVESRLNLLAILPHYVSVDQKTYGRFGVLPTSNRGAGSAPIELVGGVGSSS, encoded by the exons ATGCCGAGTATTCAAGGCTTCAGCACCCAGAGGGCAAGATCATACCTCTTTCGCTTGCCTTTATTTACCCGTGCTATCCTCCTTAGCATAGCATGTTTCTGGCTGGCTACCCTGCCCGGTCTCTGGGATGTCCGGGTCTGGGGCTCTCTGATCCCGGACAAGATCTCTTTTGCGTCAG GATATCGGCTGAACACCTTTCCTCTCATTCACCTGAACTTCATCCATGCCCTCCTTAACGCTATTGCATTGACGCCGTTGATGGAACGATTCGAAAGCGAATATGGAACCCTGACGACACTGGCACTCTTTTTTGGAC CTCTAACCACGATTCCTGCGGTTTTGTATCTCCTGATTGAGATTCTCGTCCTTAGAGCTAATAATGCTGTTATGGGCGCTAG CATGTGGGtgtttttgcttttgggCATGGAGGCAATCCGAACATACAAGACGAACCCGTATCTGGTCATTGGAACATACCAGCTCCCTACCTGGACTACACCATTGCTTATGATAGTGGTTGTGGCTGCATTGATGCCAAGCACTAGTTTACTGGGCCATCTCTGCGGCGTTGGAGTTGGCTATATTG CTGGCCTTGGCTATGTAAAGCTGCTTGCCCCTCCGGAATGGGCGCTTCGATGGGTCGAGTCTCGCTTGAACCTCCTTGCGATATTACCGCACTATGTCAGCGTTGATCAGAAGACGTACGGAAGATTTGGCGTTTTGCCTACAAGCAACCGCGGAGCAGGGTCCGCACCGATAGAGCTGGTAGGGGGAGTTGGAAGCAGCTCTTGA
- a CDS encoding uncharacterized protein (BUSCO:EOG092D4H8I), whose protein sequence is MASCIFCRIIKGEIPSFKLFESEKTLAFLDVGPLSKGHALVIPKFHGAKLADIPDDQLSEILPTLKKLAVASGATDYNILQNNGTIAHQQVHHVHFHMIPKPNETEGLGISWPTTSGDMEKLKALSEEIKSRM, encoded by the exons ATGGCATCGTGTATTTTCTGCCGTATTATCAAAG GGGAGATTCCGTCTTTCAAGCTGTTTGAAAGCGAGAAGACGTTGGCTTTTCTCGATGTCGGGCCCCTCAGCAAGGGCCACGCT CTTGTCATCCCCAAGTTCCATGGCGCAAAGCTCGCTGATATCCCCGATGATCAGCTCTCTGAGATTCTG CCTACTCTCAAGAAGCTAGCGGTAGCTTCTGGAGCAACCGATTACAACATTCTTCAGAATAACGGAACCATCGCTCACCAGCAGGTGCATCAT GTTCACTTTCACATG ATCCCGAAGCCAAATGAGACAGAGGGCCTTGGCATCAGCTGGCCTACGACCTCTGGCGATATGGAAAAGCTCAAAGCACTTTCCGAGGAGATCAAGTCCAGGATGTAA
- a CDS encoding uncharacterized protein (EggNog:ENOG41~TransMembrane:1 (i101-123o)), protein MRPPARQCLEVTSGASRLFALASQKGTKFSTPRLSIAASSGSSIDSRAFTSRAREIKQAVSSTYTCDHPAQRTASRDPHSAVPSPLRRTSRTSDSVDLRSGFTYTTGVVVLLAVVAISCAATIDLREHPAIATTATTTDLKDTLAIASLSDSMSTQIAPGHVGNLTPEQEEKLRQLWQALFQICGVAAEETGSAGADATSRGKPEAAEADGKRKRFGVFKRKADKPSASEADDDKYGQNKHFQEVLASHSPEIIRETYWAMVKHDHPDALALRFLRARKWDVEKALVMLVSTMSWRHTEMKVDEDIMKNGEEGALLDAQNGKGDAKKVGEDFLAQLRMGKSFLHGVDKQGRPICVVRVRLHHQGEHCEESLERCTVFLIETARMVLRPPVDTATVVFDMTGFSMANMDYTPVKFMIKCFEANYPESLGAVLVHNAPWIFQGIWKIIRGWLDPVVAAKVHFTNNKKDLQEFIEPAHVLKELGGDEDWEYKYVEPVAGENDAMKDTETRGQLIGVREKLMKDYEEVTMQWIDKGDSKEIADKRGQLATQLRENYWQLDPYVRARSLYDRQGILQGAAVARWYDPPASDGKGNLETSADDVD, encoded by the exons ATGAGGCCTCCCGCAAGGCAGTGCTTGGAAGTGACATCTGGCGCATCGCGGCTTTTCGCACTAGCATCGCAGAAGGGCACGAAATTCTCCACGCCGCGCCTATCGATTGCAGCCTCGTCTGGAAGTTCAATTGACTCTCGCGCGTTTACATCGCGGGCACGTGAGATCAAGCAGGCCGTCTCAAGCACTTACACTTGCGATCACCCGGCTCAAAGAACAGCCTCACGAGACCCTCATAGCGCCGTCCCTTCACCTTTGCGCAGAACGAGCCGGACGAGCGATAGCGTCGACCTTCGTAGTGGCTTTACATATACTACCGGTGTCGTAGTTCTTCTGGCTGTTGTCGCCATCTCTTGCGCTGCGACAATAGATTTGCGCGAACATCCTGCGATTGCGACTACGGCAACTACCACCGATTTAAAAGATACTCTGGCCATCGCCTCGCTTTCTGACAGCATGTCAACCCAAATCGCACCGGGGCACGTGGGCAACCTCACCCCAGagcaggaagagaagctgcgcCAGCTGTGGCAAGCTTTGTTCCAGATCTgcggcgttgctgctgaagagaCTGGCTCTGCCGGCGCTGATGCGACATCCCGTGGAAAGCCGGAAGCAGCGGAAGCAGACGGGAAGAGGAAGCGCTTCGGCGTCTTTAAGAGAAAGGCTGACAAGCCTTCGGCGAGCGAGGCTGACGACGACAAGTATGGCCAAAACAAGCACTTCCAAGAGGTGCTTGCGAGCCACAGTCCTGAAATCATTCGCGAGACGTACTGGGCCATGGTAAAGCATGACCACCCCGACGCCCTCGCTTTGCGGTTCCTTCGAGCCCGCAAGTGGGATGTGGAGAAGGCTCTGGTTATGCTGGTGTCTACTATGAGCTGGAGGCATACTGAGATGAAAGTGGACGAGGATATCATGAagaatggagaagagggagcTCTTTTGGATGCGCAGAATGGCAAGGGCGACGCTAAGAAGGTTGGTGAAGACTTTTTGGCGCAGCTCCGAATGGGTAAGAGTTTCTTGCACGGAGTGGACAAGCAGGGCCGGCCAATTTGTGTTGTCCGAGTGCGCCTTCACCACCAGGGAGAGCATTGCGAAGAGAGTCTGGAGCGATGCACCGTCTTCCTGATTGAGACTGCGAGAATGGTGTTGAGACCTCCTGTGGACACAGCT ACTGTCGTGTTTGATATGACAGGGTTTTCCATGGCGAACATGGATTACACCCCTGTCAAGTTTATGATCAAGTGCTTTGAAGCCAACTACCCTGAATCCCTTGGAGCTGTCCTCGTCCACAACGCACCTTGGATATTTCAAG GAATTTGGAAGATCATTCGCGGCTGGTTAGATCCCGTTGTGGCAGCCAAAGTCCACTTCACAAATAACAAGAAAGACTTGCAAGAGTTCATCGAGCCTGCACATGTCCTCAAAGAGCTTGGAGGCGACGAAGACTGGGAGTACAAATATGTAGAGCCCGTCGCGGGCGAAAATGATGCGATGAAGGATACCGAGACCAGGGGACAACTCATTGGAGTCAGAGAAAAGCTGATGAAGGATTACGAAGAAGTGACTATGCAGTGGATAGACAAGGGCGACAGCAAAGAAATCGCCGACAAGAGGGGCCAGCTGGCGACGCAGCTCAGGGAAAACTACTGGCAGCTGGACCCGTACGTGCGCGCGCGATCCCTCTACGATAGACAGGGGATATTGCAAGGTGCTGCTGTGGCGAGATGGTACGATCCCCCGGCCTCTGATGGGAAAGGCAATCTAGAAACATCAGCCGACGATGTAGACTAA
- a CDS encoding uncharacterized protein (EggNog:ENOG41) — MKPRKRALQKQRNGWQQSSGSRHSTPSNVIFTLLDEARQTSSHDTSFWSQNTQLRKKPVAFVSSGSHDPLTSPQVESEETEDSKKSTETPAAANEEPPQPDDVSSSEEVIVFKGRNHMKRKPQAPEIAQTAPEGLQTPEATRVPEEIQIPQETQTPEETETPETTQTPEATQTPETTHIPEAAYNPEAAHSPEASHNLKATHAQEITLTSIQTEIRAVERELSNEPREPRTQDNEASKEGVRDEDEEDSDGLFWPKKKSNKSRGRQKWGQDSEEDAILADYIANMRQNGEMMGETSEEDSGSSSSDDAGDHLSAPSGLKDEENVDIYSEAEYQPQKSLFDEPDDDLHKRESHSIPRPSSQEKLKGKAAIKGPAGTFMHSFTEVEYLEEQGDFDFMDWERPSVRRKGGKARRLLLGSDIDSDLEDRLQAAYSNDRQRKAQRKREREELRATGMLGNRSQPDLLAKYRTGITAGEAVDEIKTFLAGPQQTLNLPPMDKRTRKMIHELANKFSIKSKSVGAESQRRPILQKTKKTTYREAAFDQALSRVKRHYSSQPGGGGGGGGGGGGRSKNKQQSSSGRHNLASYQDGEVIGASAPELGTENRGRTMLEKMGWSTGTPLGTSDNQGILHPVSQTMKRTRAGLGQ, encoded by the exons ATGAAGCCACGCAAGCGTGCCTTGCAGAAGCAACGAAATGGTTGGCAGCAGTCGTCTGGTAGCAGACATTCCACGCCATCCAACG TAATCTTTACCCTGCTCGATGAAGCTCGACAGACATCAAGCCATGATACTTCATTCTGGAGCCAAAACACACAACTTCGAAAGAAGCCTGTGGCATTCGTTAGCTCTGGCTCTCACGATCCGTTGACCTCGCCGCAAGTCGAATCAGAGGAAACGGAAGATTCGAAAAAGTCTACCGAAACGCCTGCGGCCGCAAATGAAGAACCACCGCAACCAGATGATGTCAGCTCTAGCGAAGAAGTAATCGTTTTTAAGGGCCGAAATCACATGAAGCGGAAACCCCAAGCGCCTGAGATAGCTCAAACGGCTCCTGAGGGTCTTCAAACTCCTGAGGCAACGCGAGTCCCCGAAGAAATACAAATTCCCCAAGAGACGCAGACTCCTGAGGAAACAGAGACCCCCGAAACAACGCAGACCCCTGAAGCAACGCAGACCCCTGAAACAACGCATATTCCTGAGGCAGCGTATAATCCTGAGGCAGCGCATAGTCCTGAAGCATCCCACAATCTCAAGGCAACTCATGCTCAGGAGATTACACTCACGTCCATACAGACTGAAATCCGAGCGGTTGAAAGAGAGCTATCCAATGAACCGAGAGAGCCTCGTACCCAGGACAacgaagcaagcaaagaggGGGtgcgagatgaagatgaggaagattCTGATGGCCTTTTTTggcccaagaagaagtcaaatAAGTCACGGGGACGACAGAAATGGGGACAAGACTCCGAAGAGGATGCCATACTCGCCGATTACATTGCCAACATGCGTCAAAATGGGGAGATGATGGGCGAAACATCTGAAGAAGATTCGGGAAGCTCGAGCAGTGACGACGCTGGAGACCACCTGTCGGCGCCCTCAGGCCTCAAAGATGAGGAAAACGTCGATATATATTCGGAGGCAGAATATCAGCCTCAAAAGTCACTGTTCGATGAACCTGATGATGATTTACATAAACGCGAATCACACTCCATCCCTCGCCCATCGTCAcaagagaagctcaagggGAAAGCCGCAATCAAAGGCCCCGCGGGCACTTTCATGCATTCTTTCACCGAGGTTGAATATCTCGAGGAACAAGGGGACTTCGACTTTATGGACTGGGAACGACCTAGCGTAAGGCGAAAAGGGGGCAAAGCGAGACGTCTACTTCTAGGCTCAGATATCGATTCGGATCTGGAAGACAGACTGCAAGCCGCCTACAGCAATGATCGGCAGAGGAAGGCTCAACGtaagagggagagggaagagTTGCGAGCGACAGGGATGCTTGGCAATAGAAGCCAGCCAGACCTCCTAGCCAAGTACCGGACAGGCATCACAGCAGGCGAAGCTGTGGATGAAATAAAAACGTTCCTTGCCGGACCTCAACAAAC ATTAAATCTACCGCCGATGGATAAGCGAACAAGGAAAATGATCCATGAGCTAGCAAATAAGTTTAGCATCAAATCCAAGTCAGTTGGTGCTGAAAGTCAACGTCGGCCAATTCtacaaaagacaaaaaagacgACATATAGAGAAGCTGCTTTTGACCAGGCATTGTCGCGAGTTAAACGGCATTATTCTTCTCAGCCAGGAGGCGGGGGCGGaggtggaggcggaggcggaggcaGATCTAAAAACAAACAGCAATCATCGTCAGGTCGGCATAATCTAGCCAGCTACCAGGATGGTGAGGTCATCGGCGCATCTGCCCCGGAATTGGGAACGGAAAATCGCGGTCGAACCATGTTGGAGAAAATGGGATGGAGTACTGGAACGCCTCTGGGAACGAGTGACAATCAAGGTATACTTCATCCTGTAAGCCAGACAATGAAACGAACCCGAGCAGGACTTGGACAGTAG
- a CDS encoding uncharacterized protein (TransMembrane:4 (i245-271o291-313i410-429o435-454i)): protein MMATDNDSSRQQAQDVGGSKSLPLMSRDEIEDLIANGRHIIIHRGYVLKLDAWLKYHPGGAKSIMHLVGRDGTDWVDVLHSEEAKQKMPRYRIGRIEGSWLNFRPPIQGGVFRTMAEIEADRSKGNYNAAAGDDASSSSSRAPSPVFDVDAGALRGRKTAAGSGLARSGSMSSNSTTDKAPLDGMSYLDTVTREHIRLDLEAYPAVDEATQANIVVKYRELHQRIIDAGLYKTNYSAYGWECLRYFSLFFTMLITLHYGYYVISALSLGFMWHQLVFTAHDAAHMGITHNYYVDTFIGIFIADFVGGLSLGWWKHNHNVHHIVTNAPEHDPDIEHMPLFAVSHRLLGDLRSTFYERVMKFDAAAKILLRIQPWTYYPFLAFGRFNLYVLSWDFIINGKGPRKGQAAKHRWIELIGQLFFWTWFGYGIVYKSIPDGWSRFVFVMVSHIASSPLHVQIVLSHFAMSTADLGPQESFPQMMLRTTMDVDCPPWLDFVHGGLQFQAIHHMFPRLPRHNLREAQKMIIEFCKDVGIPYAYYGFSRANGQVIGRLAEVAQQAAIFSKCQETITKTKNFDI, encoded by the exons ATGATGGCCACCGACAATGATTCCTCCCGCCAACAGGCGCAGGATGTGGGCGGAAGCAAATCCCTGCCTCTGATGTCCCGCGACGAAATCGAGGACTTGATTGCCAACGGACGACATATCATCATTCACCGCGGATATGTCTTGAAGCTTGATGCATGGCTCAAATACCACCCGGGAGGTGCCAAGTCCATCATGCACTTGGTTGGTCGAGATGGAACTGACTGGGTGGATGT TCTACATTccgaagaagcaaaacagaaaatgCCGCGGTACCGCATCGGACGAATTGAGGGCTCCTGGCTGAACTTCAGACCACCTATCCAGGGCGGCGTCTTTCGGACCATGGCGGAAATCGAAGCGGATCGTAGCAAAGGCAACTACAATGCCGCGGCCGGAGACGAtgccagctcgtccagctcTCGAGCCCCTTCGCCGGTATTTGATGTTGATGCGGGAGCGCTGCGGGGTCGAAAGACTGCCGCTGGAAGTGGATTGGCGAGATCAGGATCAATGTCATCGAATTCAACCACAGACAAGGCGCCGCTTGACGGCATGTCTTATCTAGACACTGTCACTCGCGAGCACATTCGCCTTGACCTGGAGGCTTATCCTGCTGTCGACGAAGCGACACAAGCCAACATTGTCGTCAAATACCGTGAACTGCACCAAAGGATCATCGATGCTGGCCTCTACAAGACCAACTATTCCGCGTACGGCTGGGAATGCCTGCGatacttttctctcttctttacGATGCTAATCACCCTTCACTATGGCTACTATGTTATCAGCGCCTTGTCTCTTGGCTTCATGTGGCACCAGCTGGTTTTCACGGCTCACGATGCTGCTCACATGGGTATTACGCACAATTACTATGTCGACACGTTTATTGGAATATTCATTGCCGATTTTGTTGGCGGCCTCTCCCTCGGCTGGTGGAAGCACAACCACAACGTTCACCACATTGTGACGAATGCTCCTGAACACGACCCTGATATCGAGCACATGCCTCTTTTTGCCGTTTCTCACCGGCTCTTGGGTGATCTACGTTCTACTTTTTACGAACGGGTTATGAAATTCGATGCTGCGGCGAAAATCCTGTTGCGTATCCAACCCTGGACCTACTACCCGTTCTTGGCATTTGGCCGTTTCAATCTCTATGTTCTATCATGGGACTTTATCATCAACGGAAAGGGACCTCGGAAAGGCCAGGCTGCAAAGCACCGGTGGATCGAGCTGATCGGTCAGCTGTTTTTCTGGACTTGGTTTGGCTATGGCATTGTGTACAAATCGATACCCGATGGCTGGTCGCGTTTTGTTTTCGTCATGGTGAGCCATATTGCGTCGTCTCCCCTGCATGTGCAGATTGTGCTCTCACATTTCGCCATGAGCACTGCCGACTTGGGGCCGCAGGAGTCGTTCCCGCAGATGATGCTCAGGACAACAATGGACGTTGACTGCCCTCCGTGGCTGGACTTTGTTCACGGAGGCCTGCAGTTCCAAGCCATCCACCACATGTTCCCTCGCCTGCCACGTCATAACTTGCGCGAGGCACAGAAAATGATTATCGAATTTTGCAAAGACGTGGGCATTCCCTACGCATATTATGGATTTTCAAGAGCCAATGGCCAAGTCATTGGCAGGCTTGCAGAGGTCGCTCAACAAGCCGCCATCTTTTCCAAGTGTCAAGAAACTATCACCAAGACAAAGAATTTTGATATCTAG
- a CDS encoding uncharacterized protein (EggNog:ENOG41): MSDSDDEPITLSAHALAALKSFEAEKDEHQAKFQRLKDEAESNALLSIDAFSEDWNESQFWYSEDTANKLATELLRDATSDMTIGVVSAPSVFVALKNMLRDRSDDEKPKLVLLEHDNRFGVFSEFYFYDFQQPVKLPGHLKGSIDRVICDPPFLSEDCQTKAALTVRWLLKPKNADTLPRLIVCTGERMEDLILKLYKALGIKTAAFEPKHTRGLSNEFYCYANFECPNWNWR; this comes from the exons ATGTCTGACAGCGATGACGAACCTAT CACCCTTTCAGCCCACGCCTTGGCCGCATTGAAATCTTTCGAAGCCGAAAAAGACGAGCATCAGGCCAAGTTTCAGAGACTCAAGGATGAGGCGGAGAGCAATGCGCTTTTGTCCATTGATGCCTTTTCAGAAGATTGGAATGAGTCTCAGTTTTGG TACTCAGAGGATACCGCGAATAAGCTGGCAACAGAGCTTCTTAGAGATGCCACAAGCGACATGACAATCGGCGTCGTCTCAGCCCCGAGCGTTTTCGTTGCACTCAAGAACATGCTG CGAGATCGAAGTGACGATGAAAAGCCAAAATTGGTCCTCCTAGAACACGACAACCGGTTTGGCGTCTTTTCAGAATTTTACTTCTATGActtccagcagccagtcaaATTGCCAG GTCATCTCAAAGGGTCTATTGACAGAGTCATATGTGATCCGCCCTTCCTAAGCGAAGATTGCCAGACCAAAG CCGCCTTGACTGTACGCTGGCTACTCAAGCCCAAAAACGCCGATACGCTGCCTCGGCTCATCGTCTGCACTGGAGAGCGAATGGAGGATCTGATTCTCAAGCTCTACAAGGCACTCGGAATAAAGACGGCTGCTTTTGAGCCCAAACATACAAGGGGTCTCAGCAACGAATTCTACTGCTACGCCAATTTTGAGTGCCCAAACTGGAACTGGCGATAA
- a CDS encoding uncharacterized protein (BUSCO:EOG092D1J1B~MEROPS:MER0001877), with amino-acid sequence MNRKRKHDELFADSGKEDPRLISANTVAASCRASGLRGIYNAGATCYQNVVLQSFLHNPLLRNFYLSDGHQSGDCSIPYCLSCAMDDMFQDFYALESTNGYTAASILSGFWISEKKAFENLVTTKEQDAHEFFQFLAEELHERNGDGKRPQSGSEHTCSCIIHQTFYGKMQTTTTCQNCGGQTHAVQSFLDLSLGVDTLAQRRAKKTGQKLPALTLNDCLDEEYVKSDKCEYRCHSCASIQQARRYTNIKRLPNVLSVQLKRFEMKQGKHDRSASKIDNTVRFPLQLNMLPYTNRARSRDSRENMELERSCTYDLLSVVVHVGEIETGHYVSYCRVGDQWFKFNDHKVELAKVSDVLGAQAYLLFYIIRSLA; translated from the exons A TGAACCGAAAACGAAAGCACGACGAACTATTTGCAGACTCGGGAAAAGAGGATCCTCGCCTCATCTCGGCCAACACAGTCGCTGCATCATGCCGCGCAAGTGGACTTCGTGGCATCTACAACGCAGGGGCAACCTGCTACCAGAACGTCGTGCTTCAGAGCTTCCTCCACAATCCTCTCCTGCGCAATTTTTATCTTAGCGACGGACACCAGAGCGGCGACTGTAGCATCCCGTACTGCCTAAGCTGTGCTATGGATGACATGTTCCAGGATTTCTATGCTCTGGAAAGTACCAATGGCTATACAGCGGCCAGTATCCTCTCTGGATTTTGGATttcggagaagaaggctttTGAGAATCTCGTCACGACCAAGGAGCAGGATGCCCATGAGTTTTTCCAATTTCTGGCAGAAGAATTGCACGAGCGAAACGGCGACGGCAAAAGGCCACAGAGTGGAAGTGAGCACACATGCAGTTGCATTATCCATCAAACATTCTACGGCAAAATGCAAACAACCACAACATGCCAGAATTGTGGCGGCCAGACACATGCTGTCCAATCGTTCCTAGATCTCAGTCTAGGCGTCGATACTTTGGCACAGAGACGAGCCAAGAAGACGGGACAGAAGCTGCCTGCGCTGACACTGAACGACTGCTTGGACGAGGAGTATGTCAAGTCGGACAAGTGCGAGTACAGGTGCCACAGCTGCGCATCAATACAGCAGGCACGAAGATATACCAACATTAAACGCCTACCAAACGTGCTGTCTGTCCAACTCAAG AGATTCGAGATGAAACAGGGGAAACACGACCGATCTGCCTCCAAGATTGACAACACTGTCCGTTTTCCACTACAGCTAAATATGCTTCCCTACACCAATCGTGCTCGCAGTCGTGATAGTCGCGAGAATATGGAATTGGAGAGATCATGCACATATGATCTTTTGAGCGTCGTTGTTCACGTTGGCGAGATTGAGACAGGACACTATGTGTCATATTGCCGAGTTGGAGACCAG TGGTTCAAATTCAACGATCACAAGGTAGAGTTGGCCAAGGTATCAGATGTGCTTGGGGCCCAGGCATATTTGCTATTCTACATAATTCGATCACTGGCTTAA